One Hippoglossus stenolepis isolate QCI-W04-F060 chromosome 6, HSTE1.2, whole genome shotgun sequence genomic window, acagaaacagtcggaactgagattttatttttagcgTGTTAACAGCAATTtgaaacacagattaaaaaggGAATATGTTACAGTGGGTAGCTCGATCCAGTGAAATACAGATGATGCAATTGTTGATTTTCATTCACACCGTAGAAACCTTGGTGATGAACGGGCGCATGATGGCTTGACGAGCAGCTGTCAAAGCTGAGCAGGAGTCTTTACGTGCATTGAGGTAAACCAGAGGGTTGAGGGCGCTGTTCAGACACACCAGCCCACGACCTATCTGATGAGCGATGTAAACTCCGTTGGACCAATTGTGACAGTTCCTGTGTTTGCTCAGAACTCTTGACCAGAGATTTAGGTTCTTGAACAGGTGATAGGGGATGtaacaaacagagaagagaaggatcAAAATGAACAACAGCCTCAGGCTCCTTTGCTTCAGAGCCTTGTCGATGTTGTTTTTGGAGCAAAGTGTGATAATCATATGTCCGTAGCAGCCCAGCATGATGAGGAGTGGGATACAAAACCCAGTCAGGGTCCTCCCCAGGCTGTAGTTCAGGTAATCCTCCACAAATGCGTCGTGTGTGGTCTCGTAGCATTTCTCAGTTTGGTTTCC contains:
- the LOC118111157 gene encoding P2Y purinoceptor 1-like, yielding MNQTFCTRVKLDFSRRFLPPVLILVFIVGLVANGWGLKSLRQNWKKLGNVNVFVLNLGLADVLYLLTLPFLMVYYFRGSLWIFGDTFCKITRFCFNLNLYGSIGFLTCISVYRYLAIVHPMKVLGRITPTHSVTISVLVWLLVAVQSLPDMFYMKTFGNQTEKCYETTHDAFVEDYLNYSLGRTLTGFCIPLLIMLGCYGHMIITLCSKNNIDKALKQRSLRLLFILILLFSVCYIPYHLFKNLNLWSRVLSKHRNCHNWSNGVYIAHQIGRGLVCLNSALNPLVYLNARKDSCSALTAARQAIMRPFITKVSTV